From a region of the Saccharomycodes ludwigii strain NBRC 1722 chromosome VII, whole genome shotgun sequence genome:
- the SHB17 gene encoding sedoheptulose-bisphosphatase (similar to Saccharomyces cerevisiae YKR043C | SHB17 | SedoHeptulose 1 7-Bisphosphatase), with amino-acid sequence MPKTETPRCIIIRHGQTEWSKSGQYTGLTDLPLTPYGVKQMKATSKSLFLGNNFINPKNITYVFTSPRTRAIQTKDLILENVPEHLRSNIKVIVDNDLREWEYGDYEGLLTNQIVELRKSRGLDKERPWNIWRDGCENGESSKHIGCRLSHVIARIQNLHRKSLEKGENSDILVFAHGHTLRYFAALWFMKNVESIVYKDTTPPDFYSHIEFKEANGKDVTGELEIIKLPKFTYLVDNPMFLLDAGGVGVLSYSHHNIDEPALELAGPFKPAVDEESQHGDIK; translated from the coding sequence ATGCCCAAAACAGAAACCCCTAGATGTATAATCATTCGTCACGGTCAAACTGAATGGAGCAAGTCAGGCCAATATACTGGCTTAACTGATCTGCCATTAACTCCATATGGTGTTAAACAAATGAAGGCCACAAGCAAATCATTGTTTTTAGGcaataactttattaaCCCTAAAAACATAACATATGTTTTTACATCACCAAGAACAAGAGCTATTCAAACGAAAGATCTAATTTTGGAAAACGTTCCAGAACATTTAAGATCCAATATCAAAGTTATTGTTGACAACGATTTAAGAGAATGGGAATATGGTGACTATGAAGGGTTATTGACCAACCAAATTGTTGAATTGAGAAAATCAAGAGGCCTAGATAAGGAAAGACCTTGGAATATTTGGAGAGATGGTTGCGAAAATGGTGAGTCTTCCAAACATATTGGTTGCAGATTGTCTCATGTCATTGCTAGAATCCAAAACTTACACCGCAAAAGTTTGGAAAAGGGTGAAAACAGTGACATTTTGGTATTTGCACACGGCCACACATTAAGATATTTTGCAGCTTTATGGTTCATGAAAAATGTCGAGAGCATTGTATACAAAGATACAACACCACCAGACTTTTATTCTCATATTGAATTCAAAGAAGCTAATGGCAAAGATGTTACCGGCGAATtggaaattattaaattgcCTAAATTCACCTATTTGGTAGACAACCCaatgtttttgttggaTGCTGGCGGTGTTGGTGTTTTATCATATTCTCATCACAACATAGATGAACCGGCTTTGGAACTAGCTGGTCCATTTAAACCAGCTGTAGACGAAGAATCTCAACATGGTGATATTAAATAG
- a CDS encoding uncharacterized protein (similar to Saccharomyces cerevisiae YKR045C | putative protein of unknown function), with translation MSNHHHHHNNTTTATNNNNNNNNTNANSTNRNSTNNHDGFQGRKKKLSHWVRRIMQPKEHLNSNTGGSTLNENNNNKTLFNYYSTNNSNDHNNNNNNNTNTKAQHHSKKNAHTSRNTTPTILHSQNNSTNAASQNMKGNPSLSNGPKGSTDLDRQNTITLDMIVEETEKKENKKIAIGNKESQDKRAILAAHNTHNLSVRFLENDTPATTKANDNIVNDYRPNVIIENGSSDVSSSKNLTANSTSNTKSGTPVLFLTTTATSSSKKWIENAFTSNTNAIPKYDNSSTAGLVSTCSSSIKSTPFSDIQSLQSTRATITSYKTLDTTNSSIVGIPPASILDRNRHTSGTTTTPSISATSQSVLSYQETSSLLSDCTMHSSTSGNNNTTTTTTNNNNNNENNCIATDTNIVLNINTGEYNKSITRNNSSYTISIKSDLST, from the coding sequence ATGTCAAATcatcaccatcatcataataataccactactgcaactaataataataataataataataataccaacgCTAACAGTACCAATCGTAATAGTACCAATAATCATGATGGTTTCCAAGgcagaaaaaagaaattatcaCATTGGGTTAGAAGAATTATGCAACCAAAGGAACATTTAAATTCCAACACAGGTGGCAGCACTCTGAAcgaaaacaacaataataaaacattatttaattattatagtaccaacaatagcaatgatcataataataataataataataatactaatacgAAGGCTCAACACcattcaaagaaaaatgccCATACTTCAAGAAATACCACCCCTACTATTTTGCACAGCCAAAATAATAGCACTAATGCCGCTAGCCAAAATATGAAAGGCAATCCATCGTTAAGCAATGGCCCTAAAGGTAGCACTGATTTAGATAGACAAAATACTATAACTTTAGACATGATTGTAGAAGAAacagagaaaaaagaaaataaaaaaattgccaTCGGCAACAAAGAATCTCAGGACAAAAGGGCAATATTAGCCGCCCATAATACACATAATTTATCGGTAAGATTTCTAGAAAATGATACACCAGCTACTACAAAAGCgaatgataatattgttaatgATTACCGCCccaatgttattattgagaATGGTTCGTCAGATGTTTCATCTTCCAAAAATCTAACTGCTAATTCTACAAGTAATACAAAATCTGGTACACCTGTACTGTTTTTAACTACTACAGCCACTTCTTCTTCGAAAAAATGGATTGAAAATGCGTTTACCTCAAATACAAATGCCATCCCCAAATACGACAATAGTAGTACTGCTGGGTTAGTCTCTACATGCTCTTCTTCAATAAAATCTACACCTTTTTCAGATATTCAATCTTTACAATCAACAAGAGCTACAATAACTTCTTATAAGACTTTAGATACTACAAATTCGAGTATAGTTGGTATCCCGCCTGCAAGCATCTTAGATAGAAATAGACATACAAGTGGCACCACTACTACTCCAAGCATTAGTGCTACTTCTCAAAGTGTGCTTAGCTATCAAGAAACATCTTCGCTTCTCAGTGATTGTACAATGCATTCCTCAACtagtggtaataataataccacgACAACGACAacgaataataataacaataacgaGAATAATTGCATTGCTACTGACACTAATATCGTacttaatattaatactgGTGagtataataaaagtattaCACGAAATAATAGTTCATATACTATTAGTATTAAGAGCGATCTGTCTACCTAA
- the PHO86 gene encoding Pho86p (similar to Saccharomyces cerevisiae YJL117W | PHO86 | PHOsphate metabolism) yields MAKKPTQKQKAAQTAQTASNNKKTIAKQIDAALDEPLNADAPPTIYGTTLKPELATAALNLSVDFLKQQQAAANKYAAWHPFNFMWITLVVAIYLGFNTTYPDFKEASSVTSWIFQYISMNMTEIGSSFLIFGISCSIFFTLFGRIINSLFSNKINVILKTHGQDIFSLDLSTLMTGVSPNESNLIGNTHVIVYRDTPISLISIKENKDLTTETKLVMDITSLGSRKVYAKSGILEDLIKWAMLRTKDLRANPKQNSMMLLMDAYSFDHVTKEALRKCQFKMIESYKLDESRIIGGILGARKELWGLSFDFRPKAPSKN; encoded by the coding sequence ATGGCCAAGAAACCAactcaaaaacaaaaagctGCACAAACTGCACAAACTGCttcaaacaataaaaagacAATCGCAAAACAGATTGACGCAGCTTTAGATGAGCCATTAAATGCAGATGCTCCACCTACCATCTACGGTACAACCCTAAAACCTGAGCTAGCCACAGCTGCATTAAATTTATCGGTTGATTTTTTGAAGCAACAACAAGCTGCTGCAAACAAATATGCTGCTTGGCACCCATTCAATTTCATGTGGATTACTTTAGTCGTAGCCATTTATTTAGGGTTCAACACTACATACCCTGACTTTAAAGAAGCTAGTAGTGTTACTTCCTGgatttttcaatatatcTCAATGAATATGACAGAAATTGGTTCgtcctttttaatttttggaattagttgtagtatttttttcactttgtTTGGTCGAATTATCAAtagtttattttccaataagatcaatgttattttgaaaaccCATGGTCAAgatatcttttctttagaCCTATCAACTTTGATGACCGGTGTTTCTCCCAATGAATCAAACCTGATTGGAAACACCCACGTTATTGTTTATAGAGACACTCCTATCTCCTTGATTTCCatcaaagaaaataaagatttgaCCACTGAAACCAAACTAGTTATGGACATCACCAGTTTAGGTTCCAGGAAAGTTTATGCCAAAAGTGGGATTTTAGAGGACCTAATCAAATGGGCTATGCTAAGAACTAAAGATTTACGTGCAAATCCAAAGCAAAATTCCATGATGTTATTAATGGATGCCTATAGTTTTGACCATGTTACTAAAGAAGCTTTAAGAAAATGTCAATTTAAAATGATCGAAAGCTATAAATTAGATGAAAGTAGAATAATAGGCGGTATATTGGGCGCCAGAAAGGAATTGTGGGGATTATCTTTTGATTTCCGTCCAAAGGCACCATCAAAGaactaa
- the AIM25 gene encoding Aim25p (similar to Saccharomyces cerevisiae YJR100C | AIM25 | Altered Inheritance of Mitochondria) gives MFSNRLPKISLCKPVFKIIFGKPTPTVAFSHYISRRLYSPRIRYNTNENNISNPNAYYYEHNNSFSNTNPQYNNNDQKPPDYYAGILNQPTLVIERKFEAFNIFLGVEQANKYRILDVNGNQLGYILESLESFPAVIKRQLFRTHRSFQIDVFDNFDNKILSFTRPFRFINSYIQAVSDNNSSNGTPHVLGESRQVWNLLRRKYELFETANSTVSSSNGAPAFNQFGYVDAPFLSFEFNVQDINGLIIGGVDRNWVGLAREFFTDTGVYVVRFDSSMCYEGIYPDSMLNKSKKLSYNERCTLLAMAISIDFDYFSRHSTSNGGIISTTDDI, from the coding sequence atGTTTTCGAATAGACTTCCAAAAATATCCCTCTGTAAACctgtatttaaaattatcttTGGAAAGCCAACTCCAACAGTAGCCTTTTCTCATTACATCTCTAGACGTTTATATTCGCCTCGTATAAGGTACAATactaatgaaaataacatttcCAATCCGAATGCATACTATTATGAACATAATAACTCATTTTCAAATACAAACCCACAATACAATAACAACGATCAGAAACCACCAGACTATTATGCCGGTATTTTGAATCAACCTACGCTTGTTATTGAACGTAAATTTGAAGcatttaacatttttctGGGGGTCGAACAGGCTAATAAGTATAGAATTTTGGATGTCAATGGGAATCAATTGGGTTATATACTTGAAAGTTTGGAATCTTTCCCCGCAGTTATTAAAAGACAACTATTTAGAACACATAGATCTTTCCAAATCGATGTTTTCGataattttgataataaaattttaagttTTACAAGGCCCTTCAGGTTTATCAACTCATATATCCAGGCAGTAAGTGATAACAATTCTTCTAATGGTACACCTCATGTCTTGGGGGAAAGTAGACAGGTCTGGAATTTGCTGAGAAGAAAGTATGAGTTATTTGAGACCGCCAATTCTACCGTTTCCAGCTCAAACGGAGCTCCAGCTTTCAATCAATTCGGATATGTTGATGCACCATTCTTGAGTTTTGAATTTAATGTACAAGATATAAACGGACTTATTATAGGTGGTGTGGATAGAAATTGGGTAGGTTTGGCAAGAGAATTTTTCACCGATACAGGTGTTTATGTTGTTCGATTTGACAGTTCAATGTGTTACGAAGGAATCTATCCGGATTCAATGTTGaataaatccaaaaaattgTCCTATAATGAACGATGTACTCTTTTGGCTATGGCCATCAGTattgattttgattattttagCAGACATTCTACTTCAAATGGTGGAATTATTTCCACAACAGATGATATATAA
- the UIP5 gene encoding Uip5p (similar to Saccharomyces cerevisiae YKR044W | UIP5 | Ulp1 Interacting Protein) gives MLLTEQMNENYRLPMSYNNPNNTTKRKKKGFKFSLIYDYEEFPIITVLLISSLLMCVIFGLRSKYSFDSLELFNPRSALEDITTSYSHTNDKKTTEEDIIVTKWKVNDMNLEFPFLDTLTRNWNTSGNPIVKNTQHVKLTSRGEVNNYGVMINKNHLPQDFELQVKFSLDPGYITEIISKSPGDGMAFFFTSKPDFIFETSGSSYANRQYMIENEGLDPKNRELMGIPKNLPSETLVLDFMNYHTNEKNDKVPQAPFLNFVSTDIKENRAYDYSEDGVSCTHGFQKLSPRLLFSTRDNLKEINLRFIRISGVFFKIDIDYSGFGLDWMELYKFDNLTEASLPQLGLKDTPLYFGISSLNGEKTSNFRIHDVTGYSLDWDNRKDLLQPEEQLENVLKLYRDEIYSVYSNADDINNEYHLHQMYDKAGLLSPSKEDGRTEIIDSSNSFFNSGKKNNNNSKKKYMNSRVFKILMITWIFLFLGVIFYVASLYLRVAMKKKIRNFKKSKQVGLLG, from the coding sequence ATGTTACTTACAGAACAGATGAATGAAAACTATCGTCTTCCAATGAGTTATAATAACCCTAATAAtacaacaaaaagaaaaaaaaaaggatttaaattttcacTGATATATGACTATGAGGAGTTCCCGATAATTACTGTTCTATTGATATCTTCACTACTAATGTGTGTAATATTTGGACTACGAAGTAAGTATTCTTTCGATTCATTAGAACTATTCAATCCAAGGAGTGCCCTAGAAGATATTACAACCTCTTATTCTCACACCAacgataaaaaaacaactgAAGAAGATATTATTGTCACTAAGTGGAAAGTTAATGATATGAATCTTGAATTCCCATTTTTAGACACACTAACCCGTAATTGGAACACTTCAGGTAATCCAATAGTTAAAAATACCCAACATGTCAAATTGACATCAAGAGGCGAAGTGAACAATTATGGTGTAatgattaataaaaaccatTTGCCGCAAGATTTTGAATTGCAAGTGAAATTTAGTCTTGATCCAGGTTATATTACAGAAATTATCAGTAAGTCACCTGGTGATGGTAtggcattttttttcacttccAAGCCCgatttcatttttgaaaCATCTGGCTCGTCCTATGCGAATCGTCAGTATATGATAGAAAATGAAGGTTTGGACCCTAAAAATAGAGAATTGATGGGTATTCCCAAAAACTTACCAAGTGAAACTTTGGTGTTAGATTTCATGAACTACCATACAAACGAAAAAAACGATAAAGTTCCACAGGCTCCATTTCTAAACTTTGTGAGCACCGACATTAAGGAAAACAGAGCCTATGACTACAGTGAAGATGGGGTTAGTTGTACTCAtggttttcaaaaattatcGCCAAGGTTATTATTCAGTACTAGAGACAActtaaaagaaattaatttaagATTTATTAGAATAAGTGGcgtttttttcaaaatagaTATAGATTATAGTGGTTTTGGGTTAGATTGGATGGAACTGTACAAATTTGATAATCTTACAGAAGCTTCTTTGCCTCAATTAGGCCTTAAAGATACGCCATTGTATTTCGGAATTAGTTCTTTAAACGGAGAAAAAACTAGTAACTTTAGGATTCACGATGTTACTGGCTACAGCTTGGATTGGGACAACAGAAAAGACCTTTTGCAGCCTGAAGAGCAACTAGAAAACGTTTTGAAATTATATAGGGATGAAATCTATAGTGTTTATTCTAATGCGGATGATATTAACAATGAATATCACTTACACCAGATGTACGATAAAGCTGGTCTGTTATCACCTTCTAAAGAAGATGGTAGAACAGAGATTATCGACAGTAGCAATTCCTTTTTCAACTCTGgcaaaaagaataataataattctaagaagaaatatatgAATTCCAgggtttttaaaattttaatgattACATGGATATTCCTATTTCTTGGTGTCATTTTTTATGTCGcatctttatatttaagGGTGGctatgaaaaagaaaatccgcaattttaaaaaatcgaAGCAGGTTGGTTTGTTGGGGTAA